One region of Methanobrevibacter millerae genomic DNA includes:
- a CDS encoding BspA family leucine-rich repeat surface protein, whose amino-acid sequence MASGFLKQFEKMNTTTKSIYDLEDFEVLIILKDGTNLTSWEDVEWKEDNYGRCDDTILYISEDLSDFRDLSERYKKLEYLKAFVACGVSDKLRDLSGMFENCESLVDISGLDTWDVSNVENMSCMFKECYKLENINSLASWDVSNVKYMTDMFYRCYRLTDLSPLKDWNVSNLKSMEGMFYLCSHLSDLSPLSGWDVASVETMEGLFYSCPLEDLSPLKDWDVSNAKNMCMMFCDCPDLHDLTPLTDWDLSNAEDIGHMFWGLPFLTDLSPLKDWDVSNVKKWIASSTAAPA is encoded by the coding sequence ATGGCCAGCGGATTCCTTAAACAATTTGAAAAAATGAACACAACAACCAAAAGCATTTACGATTTGGAGGATTTTGAGGTTCTCATTATCCTGAAGGACGGAACTAATCTGACCAGTTGGGAGGACGTTGAATGGAAAGAGGACAATTATGGAAGATGTGATGATACCATTCTATACATAAGCGAAGATCTGTCCGACTTTAGGGATTTGAGTGAAAGATATAAGAAACTGGAATACCTTAAGGCATTTGTGGCTTGTGGAGTTTCGGACAAATTGAGAGACCTGAGCGGAATGTTTGAAAATTGTGAATCTTTAGTAGATATATCTGGTTTAGATACTTGGGATGTTTCCAATGTGGAAAATATGAGCTGCATGTTTAAAGAATGTTATAAACTGGAAAATATAAACTCTTTAGCCAGTTGGGATGTTTCCAATGTAAAATACATGACAGATATGTTTTATCGCTGTTATAGATTAACTGATTTGTCTCCTTTAAAGGATTGGAACGTTTCCAATCTAAAATCCATGGAAGGAATGTTCTATCTTTGTTCTCATTTGTCTGACTTGTCACCTTTAAGCGGTTGGGATGTGGCTAGTGTAGAGACTATGGAAGGACTATTTTATTCCTGTCCTTTAGAGGATTTGTCTCCTTTAAAGGATTGGGATGTTTCAAATGCAAAAAATATGTGTATGATGTTTTGTGATTGTCCGGATTTGCATGATTTGACCCCATTGACCGATTGGGACTTATCCAATGCGGAGGATATTGGACATATGTTTTGGGGATTGCCTTTCTTGACGGATCTGTCCCCTTTGAAAGATTG